The window TCATCCATGCCAGCAGGAACATTAATAGTGCCTTCTGGAGTATCGATTTGACCTACTGGAGAAATAACAGCCGCTGTACCACAAAGACCAATTTCAGCAAAGTCTTTTAATTCATCTTTATGAACAGGACGATGTTCTACAGTCATACCAAGGTAGTGTTCTGCTACATACATCAAAGAACGACGTGTAATGGATGGCAAGATACTATCAGATTTAGGTGTAACTAATTTACCATCTTTAGTAATAAAGATGAAGTTAGCACCACCAGTTTCTTCTACATGTGTACGAGTAGCCGCATCAAGATACATATTTTCTGCATAGCCTTCATTATGAGCATCAGTGATAGCATACAAACTCATAGCATAATTCAAACCAGCTTTAATATGGCCAGTACCATGAGGAGCTGCACGATCAAAATCAGTAATACGAATTTTGATTGGTTTAGCACCACCTTTAAAGTAAGGGCCTACTGGTGTTGTAAACACACGGAATTGATATTCATCAGCAGGTTTTACACCGATAACGGAGTTTGTACCCATCATGTAAGGACGAATATAAAGGCTTGCACCATGACCATATGGAGGAACAAAGTCTTTATTTGCTTTTACAACTTCTTTTACAGCTTCGAGGAAACGACCTTCAGGTAATGTAGGCATTACAAGGCGTTCACAGGATTGATTCAAACGTTCTGCATTCAAATCTGGACGGAAGCATACGATGTGACCATCTTTTGTATAGTATGCTTTCAAACCTTCAAAAACAGTTTGAGCGTATTGGAATACACCAGCACATTCATTAAGGACAACGTTAGCATCAGTAATTAGACCACCTTCGTCCCATTTACCATCTTTATATGTAGTCAAATAACGGTAGTCGGTTTCTACATAACCAAAACCGAGATTATCCCAATCGATATTCTTGCTCATAACAATAACCTCCATTTATATTGATATACACTTAATCTTATCACTATCATCTTGTATTTTCAATAGATTCTATAGAGATGATAAATTATATATACAGATATAGTATCTATTAAGATATATCATCTATATATAGGTAACATATTAATAGATATGTATATTATCAAATAGGCCCCTAGCTATACTATCGTTGAATATAAAAATTGTTTTTTACAGTATAGCTACCGCCCTATTTATATTATAATAATTTCAGATATACATTATCTTATTTTACTAGAGGTCCCTATTATGAACGAAAATAAAAATTTTTTAATTCCTAATCCTAAAAGTATCATTTGTATCGGCCTTAACTATGCTGATCATATTGCTGAAACTAGTCTAGCTACACATGATTTTCCAGAAATCTTTATGAAAACATCAAATGCTCTTGCAGGTAATCATGATACAATTACTATTGAAGACGAAACTTTCCATTACGATTATGAAGGAGAATTAGTTATCATCATCGGTAAATCTGGTAAAAACATATCTCCTGAAAAGGCAATGGAACATATCTTAGGCTATACCATTGGTAACGACGTATGTGCCCGTACATTACAGTTTAGAGGTTCTCAATGGATCCTTGGCAAATCGCTTGATCACTTTGCTCCTATTGGTCCTAATATTGTATCTCCTGATGATTTTGACTTTGAAAGTGCTACTATTACGACAACAGTAAATGGTGAAATACGTCAACAAGCAAAGCTAGAACAAATGATTTTTAAGCCTTATAACATTATTGCCTTCTTATCAACATATATGACACTCCAAGAAGGTGACATTATCTTTACAGGTACGCCTAGTGGTGTAGTATTAGGTAAAAATGAAAGTAAGTATTCTTGGTTAAAACCAGGAGATATTGTTACAGTTTCCATAAGCGGTATTGGTACCTTAGAAAACAAATTTATTTAAAATAAGTACATTGTAAAAGTATTGTATTTGCTCATATTCTAATTATTACGATATCTATTTACATTACAACTAAATATATCTAAACACAAAAAAAGATTACTTCTATATATGTCTAACTATACATAGAAGTAATCTCTTTTATTATTATCTATGTTTTATATTTACTATTACTTTATTTATGCTCCGACTCTAGGTCTAGCATATATTTCTTGCGTTCAATGCCCCCTGCATATCCTGTTAACTGGCCATTACTACCAATAACACGGTGACAAGGAACGATGATAGAAATTGGATTATGCCCTACAGCCCCTCCTACGGCTTGAGCAGAAAATTTCTCTTTACCTTGTTGCTGTGCAATTTGTTTACCAATATCTCCATATGTTGTAGTTTCACCATAAGGAATTGTCTGTAATATAGACCATACGGATTTACGGAACTCAGTACCTTCTAACTGGATAGGAGGTGTAATAAAGGGATTTTTACCATTAAAGTATTGATTTAGCCACATAATTGTTACTTCAAATGGACCTGTTAGTTGCTCTATATACTCCGCATCATCATAACTAGGTGCATGAGCTTCATCAATAAAAAATAAATCTGTTAAGTATGATAATGTACCAAGCATAACCATAGTTCCTAATGGGCTTTCATAGGTGTATTTATAATTCATAGTACATTAACTCCTTCTTAAGATAACAAATCATTCAATACCTTTTGTATGTCATTATTAAATGATACTGTATTTTGCTGAATATCAAATGGAATCGATTGTTTTTCAATATTAACTGGTACATATAGTGTGTCTATATTGTCATGTGCCATCCGCATAAATGGATATTTGATAATCATCGGCGTATTATAGCCAACACCAAGTTCTAACAATACAGTTTTCTTATCTTTATAATTCTCTATAAAACTTGCATATCGTTTTTGAGCCGCATACCAACCTTCGTCTTGCACAAAGGCACCGTCGACCCGTAAATTCATCGTCATTAGTTCGCCACATCTAGGACAGTGAGGAATTAATTCTGTGGGAATTTTCATATCCTTTTGTTCTTTCACCATACGACGCACTTGTTCTTCATTATCATAAGTCTTTTGATGACATGGCTTAGAGCATTGCCACAAGCCATAATCACCTTGCATGTAATAAAATCTATTTTTATCCACTCCAGCAAATTGCATTTGATGATCTACATTAGTGGTAATCACAAAGTAATTCTTATTTTGTAACAACTCCATCAACCGAATATAAGGTTCACCTGCTGAAATATCATAGCGATTATAGTAGATATGACGGCTCCACCATGCCCAATATTCTTCCATGCTTTCAAATGAATAGAATCCACCAGAATACATATCTGTAATACCATACTTTTTGTGAAAGTCATCAAAGTATTTATGAAAACGCTCACCACTATAGGTCAGACCCGCTGCAGTAGACATACCTGCCCCGATACCAACGAGTACCGCATCAGCAGTATTCAAAAATTCTTTTACACGTTCTATATTATCCCAATAATTTGTTGTAGATGTCATAATCTATATCCTTAAATACGTTAAATACCACTTGGATTTTACTATTTGTTTCTTTTAAATACCTACGTACCGTATCGATAGCAATTTGGGCCGCCAATTCATTAGGAAATCTAAACTCACCTGTAGAAATGCAGCAAAATGCAATGGACTTCAAACTATAAGCATTAGCTAGCTCCAAGCAAGATCTATAGCACGATGACAATTGTTCTTTTTCTAAGTCTGTAACAGTATCATAAACAATAGGCCCTACCGTATGGATAACATGACTGGCAGGTAAATTAAAACCATAGGTCATACGAGCTACACCTGTCTTTTCAGGCATATCCATATACTCAGTCATCCTAGCACAGGCCATACGTAACTCAATACCAGCAAAAGTATGAATGGCATTATCAATACATTTGTGATTCGGTAGAAAACAACCGAGAAACTGCTCATTAGCTGCATTGACTATAGCCTTTACCGCTAGACGCGTTATATCACCTTGCCACAAATAAATTTGTGGTTCTCGTTCTTCCATATCATTAATCGTAACGATGCCTTTTTCATGAGCCAATGTATTTAAATATTCATCCTCTACCTTCATCCACTCAGCGGGCATGGCTCCTGCAGGACGAATATTACATAGTGCTCTAAATAGAGTAAATTGTTCTTCTTCATTTACTGGAATATCTATATGTTCGTTATGTTTCTCTTTATATTCTGCTACTAATCCCTCTAAAATATAACGTAATCGTTCTTGCTGTGTCATATATAACTCCTGAATAGAATTAACTAGATTATAACCTATTATATAGCAAAAAACTGCTAGCACTTAATATGCTAGCAGTAACTTTACTGATTAGTATTGTATCAAAAACTAAGGTCTTACAAAAGCTTGTCCACCATGGTTAACGAGGATATCCCCATCTAATACTTTAGTAGTAACCCCTTGTAGACTGCCTTGGATTTGGCTCATCATAAAGCGATAGCCTGGACTGTTCAAGTGTTTAGTAAGGGCTTCCTGATCGCTATAGATCTGAATGACGTACCAGCGATTTTTTGCGTTTCTTTCACGAAGCACATAACCAGCTTTATAACCCGCATCATCTCGAACGGCACGTTCCATATCTAGTTGATATTGTCGTTGTACCGTATCGATTTCATTGCTATCAACAGTAAACTCAGTTAAGGTCACTACTGCCTTACCATCATTTACAATGGATAATGCTTCTTTCTTTTCAAATAAAAGTACAGACTGCACATCGTACATCTTACGATTTGTTAATTTAGAACCGACTTCATTAACAAATGTTTGATAATGGTCAGATTTGCGATGTGTTTCAATAGCAGCTAAATCTTTATAGATTTCAACTACATAAGACTCCGAAGGATTACCTTTTACATGCGCCACATTCATGGACAATGTATTAGGTTCTTTTTCCATAGATGCTGTCAGATTAGCTACACCTGCACTATTATAAGTGCCTTGTAACTCTACAGGTACTTCGAAACGATACATACCTACGCTAGGTGCTGTATCTACAGATTGATCCCGTTCCATAACAAGAGCTGCAAAAGATGTACTTACACCTAATACGGCAATAGCAGATGTTAGTACAATACGTTTTAATAAATTTTTATTCATATATACTCCTTTACATATATCTTGATAACTTCTCGGCAAACAAACCAATACGCTTATAAGTTAACAACTCACATACTCTTGATGTAAATTGTCCAAATCTACGGTAAAAGAAATTAAAAGTTAGATATGCTGGTATTGTACTGATAGTTTTAGGCAAGCGACGAAATATATTTTTTATGGAATATAACTCTTTATAGATCCAAAGATAGCCTTTTTCTAATTCTTCTTTAGACATACCTAACGGTGATACAACTACGTGAGACGTATTATATTTTGATAAATCATAATCAAAAATTCTATTTTGAGCTTCCATTCTCTTGTAGAATTCAGTACCTGGGTATGGTGTGACAATATGTGATGTAATTGTATCAATTTTCTGGCTAATAATCCAATCTAACGTATTTTTAAAAGTCTCTGGTGTATCTCCATCTAAGCCAAATACAAAGCTAGCATTAACCATAATACCACGCTTATGTAATTCGTTAATAAGTCGTTCAAACTCTTCACGATTATTCTGCATTTTATGAACGCTAGATAAAGATTGAGGGCTGATACTTTCAAAACCAATAAATAAACTCTGACAACCAGTTTCTTTCATTAAATCCATCAATTCAGGGTGTTGCCCTATTTTCATAGTAACCGCTGCATTCCAGTTTAACTTCAAAGGTTTAATACGTTCTAAAAACTGTTTAGTCCAAGAAATATTACCAATAAAATTATCATCAATAAACATAATATGTTTTGTACCTAATCGTTTGATATCTCCCAACACATCCTCTATATTGCGATTAATATATTGGTGTGTTCCAGAGCTATTATAGCAAAAATCGCACTTATGAGGACAACTTCTACTAGTAGAAACAACGTTATACCATAAGTAATCGGTCTTATCTATCAAGTCATATGCAGGTGATGCAATATCATCTCCAGATTCTAAAGGCGCAGAAACATATTGAGATTGCAACCGACCATGTTTAGCATCTTCTATAATTTGAGGCCATGTATTTTCTGCGAAACCTATACAAAGACTATCAAATGCCTCCTTAGGTACGGTATCGAATGCTGTCGTAATATGTATACCACCAGCAATCACCTTAGCCCCTTTCTTTCTATATATAGCTGCAATTTCAATTGCTCTAGGCAATACATCAACAGTCACCGCAATACCTACTAAATCAGGTACATCATTAAAATCTAGTTCTCTAATATTTTCATTTTCAATTGTGACCTCACACTCATGCCGAATAATATTAGCCACAGTTAATAACCCTAAATGTGGGGACATACGTATTTTTAAATCTGTATCCATAGGACGCTTCAACATACGTGGTTGAATCAATTTAACTTTCATATAAAACCTCTTATATAACAAATGCTTTTACATTATTATAAAAGATTATGAGTCCTTTTGCATATAAAAACATCCTATCTATTAAAACTATATTGAGTAATATTAGTTCCAACAAATAGGATGTTAAGCTTATATTGTTATATATTCAATAGTTGTACCATGCTCTTCAATAAGTTTAACTAGTTCTTTGCCTTGAAGCCACACAGTCGCATCATTTTGGTTCGGATGTATGCCGATTACATTATTTTCGTAGTCCGCATCAATATAATAATGGACCTTACGGTCCTCATCATGGAGCAAGCAAAATGGAGATACGTGACCTGGTTTAATCTTCAATATATCCCATAGTTCTTCTTCAGAACCAAAGGAAATTTTTTTAAGTTTGTGGTCCTTACGAAATTGTTTTAAATCTACACGCTTTGATCCACGAACAGTAATTAAATAGTAATGCTCTCGTTTATGATCTCGTATAAATAAATTCTTCGCATCCCAATCAGGATATGGCAACTGCACATTTGGCTTATCGTCCATACTAAATAATGGTGCGTGATCTGTAATTTCAAAATCGATATGATGGTCACGCAAACAATCATATACGCCTTGTTTATCTAACATGTAATACCTCTAATACATCGGTTATTCTTTGTGAAAGTAACTAGCATAATGAAAGTATCTATTATATCTAGCTAAATATATCTCCAAAATTAGTTTGGAATCGTATAGGTTCCATCAAATACAAATAAATGAGGGTTCTCATGTACAAATACATCTTCAAAGATACCATCATATGTATATACTGCATCATCTTTTTCATCGAGAAAATCAAAGAATTCTGGATTATTCTCAGATTGTTGTAATAAGTACCATCGTTCCGCTCTATCAAATGGTACAGTACCACCAAAGAAATCTAGTACTGATTGGAAATTATCTGCCAACTCTTTCATATTGAATAGACGCAACCCCACTAAAGTATCTTCCCATACGATACCTGTAGAGTTATAGAAAAACTGGTGATGACCACCATTATTGACCTCAGCAAAATACCAACATATTGCATTAAGATATCGTTGCTCTAATGTAAACTCTTTAGATGTTTCTATATAATCATCATAAGAGCCATAAATATTTATGGTCCAATATGCAGGTTCATTAATAGTCCACATATCATCAGTTTCTTTAATTTCTTCAACAGTTATAGTCCGATGCTGAGATACACCTCTCCTATTCTTCTGTTTTTCGGCTACGTATTTACTATAAGCAGAACACAATTCTGGGTAATCAGACTCACACCTTTCAAAATCTATCTGCATATAACACATATCAATAATCTCAAAAAAATATCCTGTTATATTATTTCGATTCTCACTAACAGCTAGGCGTATACCATTATCTACAAGTGCTAGCATATGTTGCATATTATTGGATGTATAAACCTCATGATTATTAGAAACAATAGCGCCATAGGAGTAAGCACAGCGATAATACCACACAGCATCTCTATACTCTTCATCTATAGAGTTTAATACCTTGATAGCTTCTTCCGGTTTATCATTATTGTTATACGCTCTACCAAGCTCACCTAATAAAGGTACAGGTAGATTCTCGATGCCCACACCAGTTAATGTCTCAATAATCAGCTCCTCTTGTCCTATATCATTAAGATCTTTAATAGTTTGTAATTGCGCCTCTTCAGAAAAAGATAAAAAACGTTCAACACTTAACGACATACAATACGCATCCCTTCATCCCAATTAATATGTATATGAAATCATTCTAAAGTAGTAATATTAACCAACACACAAAACAATAAACTTTACTTAATGGTGATTGATTTATAAGATGGGTTATTTACTTAGCTGCCACAACATACATAAAAGACAGGGATACCATCTTCATTATCGATGAGGCCATGTCCCTCGCACTCATGTCCCTCGTATTCTATGCCTTCATAGAATATATGATCGCCTAATTCTTTATTGGCCATTAAATTTTGTAACTTAAAGGTAAGTTCTTCTCCCGTAAAATATTTACCATTATCAGCAGTAATATGGGCCATGATTTCTACTTGCCACATGTTATCTTCTTTTTCTTCTTCTAGTAACTCTTCACCGTTTAAACGTTCATTATTATGAAGCTGATTTTCACTTTCTATCCATGCTTCATAAGTCACTAAAATTTCAGGCTCTTCTAATAGCGCTAATGCACTTTCCTTAGCGCCATACTCAGCATACTCCTCTAATATTTGATTAAACTCTTTAGAAAAATTCTCTTTAGTATATGATTTTTTATTGAATACCCAATGCACTGCACTGTAAGAAGGATAGTTATCCTCTGATATTTCAAGTTGCTCTGCGTCAAGTTTATTAATTTCAGCATTTTGGCTCTTATTAACGAACGTTTTAATCGTTTCAAAAATCATAGGATAATCCTTTTCATACTCACTTGGCTTTATAAAAGATAAAATATATTCTACCACTTCACAGCACCAGCTCAATTGTTTTTCTAAGTGTGCTTCTTTTGTCTTTTTCATAGCAGTTTCAATTAACTGTAAAGCTTGCTGCACATGTTCAGAATGATAACTTTCACCATGTGCTAAAGAGGCATGCGCATAACCCTTACGATAATACCAAGACCAATCACGGTAAGACTCATCAATACGTTCAAATAACTCAACAGCCTCTGCTGCACGGTCATTATTGTTGTAGATACGTCCTAAGGTACTTAACAATATAGGAGATAAATTATCGATGCCTATATTAGTTAAAAGTTCCATAGCACGATCAATATCTAGGTCCTCTTGTTCATTAATAAGTTTTACCTTATCCTCATCACTTAACGCTTGAAACTCTTCATCCGTAATGTCTTCTATGCTTATATATAATTGCTTAATAAAATCCCCAAAACTATCTGCTAAAAGAGTGATAGAGTAATCCCCTTCTTGGTCTACTCGGACTACCTTAGGCTCATCTGTAGGACCACACTCACGATAATCGAGAAAAATCATATCGTGACCGCCAGAAATCGTATCCGCCACCACGACACCAATAGGAGGATATTCCCATTTAGACATCCAAAATTCGTTGCCAAATTCTCCAAAAATAGATTTCTTTTTATCTCTATCAATGCCATATATGCCTGTCACATATACACACTCACCATCATTATTAATAAAGCAGTTCTTATTCAATACACCGCCATTATGATTGTTAAGTAATTCAATATATGCTGCAGGTAATGTATAGCCTAGCTCAGTTTCAGCATCTTTAATATCCTTATCGGTAACAGGTTTACCTATATAGGATTCAAATGCATAATCAACATCGTTCCAAAATCCGGTCCAATCAAAGTCTTTTAGATTACTCATAATACTCGCTCCTAGTTAATAGATTATTTTAACCAAATGGTTTCTCATCACTGTAATATTCTTTAATTAAAGCTTTTACCCTGCGTCGTATCAAAATGGTATCAACCATATAGGAAAAAATGATATAAGGAGATACATTTATAATCGCTATAGGGGCTAAAATAAGTGCTACTCTCAATAAGTCAAGGGAATATGCATACCATTTAAAATCAATGGTATTTAAAATTGGTGTGACATAGTCAAAGACTTTTATCTCCCATTGCATTAAGGAGTTTAATTCTTCACTAGTTCCTAATAGCCAAACAAAACTTACAGCAAAGATCAGACAATATAATATACCAACTGGAATCAATATCTTCGCTCTCTTTTTTAATAGCTCACGGCAAATCGCATCTTCTTCCTCTGGTGTTACATCATATACCATATTGTATTGAATCTGAATCCGTCTAAATCGATAGCGAATATACTTATATAAGAGGTTATTCGGTCTGTATAACATGATATGCTCCACATATACGTCATAATGGGGAAAACATTAAGAATATATCAGCCATCTACGGCAAAATAATACAAATCTTGGATTAGTCATTTTCAATATCCTTTACTAGCTTTCCGTATTATGTCTTAAATCTAACACGATTTCCCAGCTATCTAATGCTGGAACCTTATGATGTGCAATAAAATCTTCTATTATCTGTAATACCTCTTGATGGCCCAATTCATTTTTACCATATATGATAGCGCCCTGCTCGCCATCATTAGTTACACTAAGTTCTATATGTAATAAATCAGTATCTTCATCACAGCAAACTTGTACAAAGTTATACTGTTTATTATCTATTGAGATTTTATTTGATGGGGATACAATCACAAAATCTTGCTCTTGATCCTGAATAGCATATAGATTTTGCTCAACTTCATTCAGTGTAATACCTTCATATTTATAGGTACCTATATCAATTGACCAATTTGTATATGTTTTCTCAAATGAATCTGTCGTCATATGTATCGCCTCTCCTTTACAATATAGACTAAAATAAGGTTTCTAATTGACCTGACATATCCGCCATAAATTCATCAAATTTACAAAGTTCTCGTAACTCTTGATGTTCTATATCATAGCAACTTATCTTCTTAGTTTTAGTGTCCCATACAATTTGCCAATCGTTATACTCGCCTAGTTCTTTAGATAAACGCAATAGATTACGGCGACCTAATTTAAATGGAATTGTATCAATAAGTGGGAAGAACTCTATAGATATAAAATCGGAGTCTGGTAATTCAAAGTAAAGATGTTCACCTTCTAAAAAATTCACTAATGCTTTTGGTAATTTAAATGGCTTTAACTGATCTATTTTATTCTGTATATCATGGAACTCCGTAGGCTCTAAGGATTTAAAATACTCTGCCATTTCCATATCGCCTTTTTCAACGGCAATGCTATAGGGACGCATACCATCCTTTTCTGTGATGGTAACGTCAGCATTATGTTCTACCAAGTATTTGCACATCTGTAAATCCACATAACGAGCCGCAACGCACAATGGGGTTGGCTTAAAGGGATATACAGAATCAGGCTTATTGTAATTAATATCTACACCATTATGAATAAAGAAATCTAGAACCTCATAATTTCTATCTGTAATGATATTTCTGAAAGCTTTACCGCCATACTTCTGTACCGTATGACCTAAGTCATGAATAATTTGTAGGTTCTCATATTTCTTGCCATATAAAGCAGCTTGAAAAGCATCTACTTTCACACGGTTCAAAGCGTGAATATTAGCACCATGAGCCACAACATAGTCTATACTCTCTTTATTACCATACTGTACCGCTAATAAGAAACTTGGATTTTCTTCATCATTAAGATTAGCACCATGTTCTACTAACCATTGAATACTTGGCAAGCAACACATGACAAGAGCTAATTCTAAAGGTGTATGCTCACTATATTCATCAATTTCTATGACTTCATGAATATCCCAACCAGCCGCTAACGCCGACACAAGTGCAGGTAGATTACCCTCAATAATATCCGTCACTATTTTAGGCACAGATTCAAACGTACCTAAATCTTTTAACTGTATCATATATCTCTCCCATGAACTATATTTTTTAAATGATTATCACTAATTACATTATATTATATTTATAAGTATGAGTGTATAGTAAAAGCCCCTCGTATAAGCGAAAGGCTATCATATACCAAATACAATTCTAAAATCTCAATTTATCTTTTTCATAACGAAATAACAAGAACATTAATAAATTTTAATCCATGCACATTTAAAAATTGCATTCCACAGATAGTCTATTTACCATGACGCTTAGAAAATAGACAGATAGTCTCTTTATCACTTTTCTATCATGCTCTTTAATAGCTTTCGAAGATTTTCAAATCTAATCTCAGCCACAAAACGCACCACCTTCTATTTTGATAAAACTAATCTTATAAATATTATCTAACAGCTTCAAACTCTTCACAATTCAGTTTTGCTTTTAAATCTCTAAAATATATTTTTTGTTGTCGTTTCAAATACAAACTTATAAATGGCTTAAATATTAGTTTTTTAGAGACAACAGTTTCTGTAAAATCTAGAATCGTTTTATCATCCTCCACATAGAACTTTCCGACCCAAGCCCCCTTAATATTTTTATTTTCTATCTCAAATATCCATGACTGGTATTTAATACATTCTGTAATTCTAAAATAAGTTTCAACTCCATTCTTGGTAATCTCTATAAAGTTATTCTCATCTATAATTCTTACATCTTTTAAATCACTTCTCCAGGAAAAATCCTTTAGATTCGTCACTGTATCCCACACTACTTCTATTGGATATAGTAATGTAGCTCTCATATTAGACACTGCCATAGTAATCACCTCAAATATATTAGAAAAACACATAATCAATAAAAGATGAATTAAACTCTTTAACCTACTTACATATCACTCCATACCCATTAGTAAAATTCATATTAATATAAGTAGCATTCATAACATGATAATATTCAGATACATATTCCAATGCTATACTTAAAATAGTGTATTTTTATTTATTTGATGAATTGTAAAATATATTGCGACAAATAAAAAGACTCATATTGGAGATCTCGTGTAAAATGTAAATAACCACAACTACATGACACGGAGGTCTCTAATATGAGCTATATACATCTTACCATAGAAAAACGAAGTCAAATAGAAGTTTTACGAAGAGAAGGATACTCTGTTCGTAGGATTGCTAGCTTAATCGGGGTTCACCATTCTACTGTAGCAAGAGAATTAAATCGCGTTGAAGGTGAATATTCTGCGATTAAAGCACAACAATTAGCAATTAGTGAGTCTGCTAATAAAGGCAGACCAACAAAGTTAACACCTCAATTAGCGGCTTTAATTGAATCCAGGTTACAACAAACTTGGTCTCCAGAAGAAATAGTTGGTGCTGAATTAGTTGGAGTTCTAAGCTTTAAAACAATTTATTCTTGGATCCATCGTGGTTTTCTTGCTGTAACAGAAACAGTACTTCGCCGGAAAGGCAAAAAGCCTGGTACACAAGAAAAACGTGGACGGTTCAATGTGAAAAAGACCATTAAGGACCGACCTCAAGAAGTTGAAAACCGTAAGACTTTTGGTCATTGGGAACTAGATACAATGGTGTCTTCTAGAGGTCAAAGTAAAGGTTGTTTAGCTACATTTGTTGAACGTAAAACTCGATTTTATGTAGCAATAAAAATGGATGACCGAACTAAGGATTCTATGTTTTTAGCTATTAGTTCCCTATA of the Veillonella parvula genome contains:
- a CDS encoding fumarylacetoacetate hydrolase family protein, with protein sequence MNENKNFLIPNPKSIICIGLNYADHIAETSLATHDFPEIFMKTSNALAGNHDTITIEDETFHYDYEGELVIIIGKSGKNISPEKAMEHILGYTIGNDVCARTLQFRGSQWILGKSLDHFAPIGPNIVSPDDFDFESATITTTVNGEIRQQAKLEQMIFKPYNIIAFLSTYMTLQEGDIIFTGTPSGVVLGKNESKYSWLKPGDIVTVSISGIGTLENKFI
- a CDS encoding branched-chain amino acid aminotransferase is translated as MSKNIDWDNLGFGYVETDYRYLTTYKDGKWDEGGLITDANVVLNECAGVFQYAQTVFEGLKAYYTKDGHIVCFRPDLNAERLNQSCERLVMPTLPEGRFLEAVKEVVKANKDFVPPYGHGASLYIRPYMMGTNSVIGVKPADEYQFRVFTTPVGPYFKGGAKPIKIRITDFDRAAPHGTGHIKAGLNYAMSLYAITDAHNEGYAENMYLDAATRTHVEETGGANFIFITKDGKLVTPKSDSILPSITRRSLMYVAEHYLGMTVEHRPVHKDELKDFAEIGLCGTAAVISPVGQIDTPEGTINVPAGMDDMGPITKKLYDTLLGIQHGEIEAPEGWVVKIC
- a CDS encoding protein-ADP-ribose hydrolase, with the translated sequence MTQQERLRYILEGLVAEYKEKHNEHIDIPVNEEEQFTLFRALCNIRPAGAMPAEWMKVEDEYLNTLAHEKGIVTINDMEEREPQIYLWQGDITRLAVKAIVNAANEQFLGCFLPNHKCIDNAIHTFAGIELRMACARMTEYMDMPEKTGVARMTYGFNLPASHVIHTVGPIVYDTVTDLEKEQLSSCYRSCLELANAYSLKSIAFCCISTGEFRFPNELAAQIAIDTVRRYLKETNSKIQVVFNVFKDIDYDIYNKLLG
- a CDS encoding putative quinol monooxygenase, which encodes MNKNLLKRIVLTSAIAVLGVSTSFAALVMERDQSVDTAPSVGMYRFEVPVELQGTYNSAGVANLTASMEKEPNTLSMNVAHVKGNPSESYVVEIYKDLAAIETHRKSDHYQTFVNEVGSKLTNRKMYDVQSVLLFEKKEALSIVNDGKAVVTLTEFTVDSNEIDTVQRQYQLDMERAVRDDAGYKAGYVLRERNAKNRWYVIQIYSDQEALTKHLNSPGYRFMMSQIQGSLQGVTTKVLDGDILVNHGGQAFVRP
- a CDS encoding SIR2 family NAD-dependent protein deacylase encodes the protein MTSTTNYWDNIERVKEFLNTADAVLVGIGAGMSTAAGLTYSGERFHKYFDDFHKKYGITDMYSGGFYSFESMEEYWAWWSRHIYYNRYDISAGEPYIRLMELLQNKNYFVITTNVDHQMQFAGVDKNRFYYMQGDYGLWQCSKPCHQKTYDNEEQVRRMVKEQKDMKIPTELIPHCPRCGELMTMNLRVDGAFVQDEGWYAAQKRYASFIENYKDKKTVLLELGVGYNTPMIIKYPFMRMAHDNIDTLYVPVNIEKQSIPFDIQQNTVSFNNDIQKVLNDLLS
- a CDS encoding methylated-DNA--[protein]-cysteine S-methyltransferase is translated as MNYKYTYESPLGTMVMLGTLSYLTDLFFIDEAHAPSYDDAEYIEQLTGPFEVTIMWLNQYFNGKNPFITPPIQLEGTEFRKSVWSILQTIPYGETTTYGDIGKQIAQQQGKEKFSAQAVGGAVGHNPISIIVPCHRVIGSNGQLTGYAGGIERKKYMLDLESEHK
- a CDS encoding B12-binding domain-containing radical SAM protein, with protein sequence MKVKLIQPRMLKRPMDTDLKIRMSPHLGLLTVANIIRHECEVTIENENIRELDFNDVPDLVGIAVTVDVLPRAIEIAAIYRKKGAKVIAGGIHITTAFDTVPKEAFDSLCIGFAENTWPQIIEDAKHGRLQSQYVSAPLESGDDIASPAYDLIDKTDYLWYNVVSTSRSCPHKCDFCYNSSGTHQYINRNIEDVLGDIKRLGTKHIMFIDDNFIGNISWTKQFLERIKPLKLNWNAAVTMKIGQHPELMDLMKETGCQSLFIGFESISPQSLSSVHKMQNNREEFERLINELHKRGIMVNASFVFGLDGDTPETFKNTLDWIISQKIDTITSHIVTPYPGTEFYKRMEAQNRIFDYDLSKYNTSHVVVSPLGMSKEELEKGYLWIYKELYSIKNIFRRLPKTISTIPAYLTFNFFYRRFGQFTSRVCELLTYKRIGLFAEKLSRYM